In one window of Bacillota bacterium DNA:
- a CDS encoding helix-turn-helix transcriptional regulator has product MDQRLRECVGEGPAPFDEEQHQETAIYTADRLSVYICQHGVDFTSGAISHSNYEFFLPLGKTIPLLKVEMQKRPAQYQHLFPFNPEQPHGLARAEPGLYFLDIMVDKDYFDEICTLIYGKSEVCFYSENNLWTHHLDHLVESFAKESLDHQAGQAFMLDCLGNQILVELLRSVRNNMPLVVGNHPCPAKPNIKRAIEFLREHFNLEFCLEDVAKVANLSSYHFIRMFRAQTGKTPYQFVRDIKIEKACSLLRFTDLPITEVCFLSGFNDPSHFASAFRKKMGASPTCYRRSFRA; this is encoded by the coding sequence ATGGATCAACGGCTGCGAGAATGTGTGGGTGAGGGACCGGCTCCCTTCGACGAGGAACAACACCAGGAGACTGCTATTTATACGGCCGATAGATTATCGGTTTATATCTGCCAACATGGTGTTGACTTCACCAGCGGCGCTATTTCACACAGTAATTATGAATTCTTCCTGCCCCTTGGCAAGACTATACCACTACTGAAAGTAGAAATGCAGAAGCGACCTGCTCAATACCAACATCTATTCCCTTTTAATCCGGAACAGCCCCATGGCTTGGCCCGGGCAGAGCCCGGTCTGTACTTCTTAGATATTATGGTGGACAAAGACTACTTCGATGAGATTTGCACCTTGATTTACGGCAAATCTGAAGTCTGTTTCTACAGCGAGAATAACCTGTGGACTCATCATCTAGACCACTTGGTCGAGTCGTTTGCCAAAGAGAGCCTGGACCATCAGGCCGGCCAAGCTTTTATGCTGGATTGTCTGGGCAATCAGATTTTGGTCGAGCTACTGCGAAGCGTCAGAAACAATATGCCCCTTGTGGTCGGTAACCACCCTTGCCCAGCGAAGCCAAACATCAAGCGGGCCATAGAATTCTTGCGCGAGCATTTCAACCTGGAATTCTGCCTTGAAGATGTAGCCAAAGTGGCTAACCTAAGCTCTTATCATTTTATTAGGATGTTTAGGGCTCAGACAGGCAAGACTCCGTATCAGTTTGTAAGAGACATCAAGATCGAAAAGGCCTGCTCCCTGCTCCGGTTCACCGATCTACCTATCACCGAAGTCTGCTTTCTCTCTGGGTTTAACGATCCTAGCCACTTTGCCAGCGCTTTCCGGAAAAAGATGGGGGCGTCGCCCACCTGTTATCGTCGTTCTTTTCGGGCATAG
- a CDS encoding ABC transporter ATP-binding protein — translation MHFPVRRSLMAKLVAGAQDQLVRAVDGVDFDIHWQETLGLVGESGCGKTTLGRTLVGLYEPTAGSVTFDGQDVGELKRKNALAFYRQVQMVFQNPYASLNPRKTVREILSQPLQARAKHNPKELEEAVKRLLEQVGLNEHQLDRYPHQFSGGQRQRVSIARALAMQPSFIVCDEPVSALDVSVQAQILNLLQHLQIRHQLTYLFISHDLSVVRYLCDRVAVMYLGKIVELGNTEDVFNHPAHPYTKALLSSMPQIKRDPDQKRILLGGSVPSPLNPPPGCSFHPRCFAQVGKICQLQPPSLAPVADSHWAACHRGQV, via the coding sequence ATGCACTTCCCAGTTCGCCGGTCGCTAATGGCTAAGTTAGTGGCCGGGGCCCAGGATCAACTGGTTCGGGCCGTGGACGGGGTTGATTTTGATATTCATTGGCAAGAGACCTTAGGCTTAGTGGGAGAAAGCGGCTGTGGCAAAACCACCCTGGGCCGTACCTTAGTGGGGCTGTACGAACCTACCGCCGGGAGCGTGACCTTTGACGGCCAGGATGTAGGGGAACTCAAACGAAAGAATGCCTTGGCTTTTTATCGGCAGGTGCAAATGGTGTTTCAAAATCCCTATGCCTCGCTTAATCCCCGCAAAACAGTGCGTGAAATCCTCTCCCAACCGCTTCAAGCCCGGGCCAAGCACAACCCGAAGGAGTTAGAAGAAGCCGTTAAGCGGCTGTTGGAGCAAGTGGGACTGAATGAGCACCAACTGGACCGTTATCCCCACCAATTCAGCGGCGGTCAGCGGCAGCGAGTCTCCATTGCCCGGGCCTTGGCCATGCAACCGTCGTTTATCGTTTGCGACGAGCCGGTATCGGCCTTGGACGTATCGGTGCAGGCTCAGATTTTAAACTTACTTCAACACCTTCAAATACGGCACCAGCTAACCTATTTGTTTATCAGCCATGATCTGTCCGTGGTCCGCTACCTGTGTGACCGAGTAGCGGTGATGTACCTGGGCAAGATCGTGGAGCTGGGAAACACCGAAGATGTATTTAACCATCCGGCCCACCCTTATACCAAAGCCCTCCTGAGCAGCATGCCTCAGATCAAGCGCGATCCCGATCAGAAGCGGATTCTCCTAGGCGGTTCGGTGCCCTCACCGTTGAATCCACCGCCTGGGTGCAGTTTTCATCCCCGTTGCTTTGCCCAGGTGGGCAAAATCTGTCAACTGCAGCCACCGAGCCTAGCCCCGGTTGCCGACAGCCACTGGGCCGCCTGCCATCGGGGTCAGGTGTAA